In Eupeodes corollae chromosome 3, idEupCoro1.1, whole genome shotgun sequence, a single genomic region encodes these proteins:
- the LOC129950463 gene encoding uncharacterized protein LOC129950463, with protein sequence MRKWKKNKKKNKPRKLWSIPDEELLLELWADKEPGLRGARRNLHIYKEMSVAFEGRLVDYTPDEVKVKLHNLTTKYNREKKKIGPSGGSPSEWHLYSKIHSILGEHRIHNLHLYIEDSRPSDDNDISTDAIPASDELRSRSRSRSRYSSSQLDINDNPSAESTSPIATSSTSRPRAEKKKKRKNNEHKSDPQMDEFIRDCKQWEERNFALEEEKITGMETQFIFEVGQGRYL encoded by the exons ATGAG AAAAtggaagaagaacaaaaaaaagaacaaaccaaGGAAGTTATGGTCCATTCCCGACGAGGAACTCCTCCTAGAGTTATGGGCCGATAAGGAGCCAGGATTGCGTGGTGCAAGAAGAAATCTCCACATTTACAAAGAAATGTCGGTAGCATTTGAGGGTCGGCTAGTGGATTACACTCCCGACGAAGTGAAGGTGAAGCTGCACAACCTCACAACGAAATATAA tcgtgaaaaaaagaagattggGCCGTCGGGTGGATCACCATCAGAATGGCATTTGTATTCGAAGATACATTCCATTCTCGGAGAGCATCGAATCCATAATCTTCATTTATATATAGAGGACAGCCGTCCCTCAG atGATAATGACATTTCAACGGACGCAATTCCCGCTTCTGACGAGTTGAGGTCGAGATCAAGGTCCAGGTCAAGATATTCCTCATCTCAGTTGGACATCAATGACAATCCATCTGCGGAATCTACTTCACCAATCGctacttcttctacttctaGGCCGCGggctgaaaagaaaaaaaaaagaaaaaataatgaacacAAAAGTGATCCGCAGATGGATGAATTTATCAGAGATTGCAAGCAATGGGAGGAGAGGAACTTTGCGttggaagaagaaaaa ATTACTGGAATGGAAACTCAATTTATATTTGAAGTAGGGCAGGGTAGGTATTTATAA